From the genome of Uranotaenia lowii strain MFRU-FL chromosome 1, ASM2978415v1, whole genome shotgun sequence, one region includes:
- the LOC129738061 gene encoding arylalkylamine N-acetyltransferase-like 2 produces MFSMNVCRRMCSIGASINQRAVYLHQNAVVKPHQKAILETSVIQGIRYRQATQADRELLREGLKKYFYPDDPFTNFHYSGSAVDPDDMECALGIIDTGLMILAVDEETGELGGFAGSSIIGPDEPTKFLQLASEAQTKKFADIHRLLAHIAINARICERFGVDKAYYFSVTGVNPKFRRNAIATKLQLKHFQLAHLHGINVICVDCTNPASALAIGGYGMECVFTMKYADFKDDNGRVLFNGTENCTELKTYAMRI; encoded by the coding sequence ATGTTCTCTATGAATGTTTGTCGCCGGATGTGCTCGATCGGTGCATCGATCAATCAACGAGCGGTCTATCTACATCAGAACGCGGTTGTTAAACCACACCAGAAGGCCATTCTGGAAACTTCGGTGATCCAAGGGATCCGATATCGACAAGCCACCCAAGCAGACCGAGAGCTGCTCCGAGAAGgtttgaagaaatatttctacCCGGATGATCCATTCACAAACTTTCACTATTCGGGAAGTGCCGTTGATCCAGACGATATGGAATGTGCCCTCGGAATTATCGACACCGGCCTCATGATCTTAGCCGTGGATGAAGAAACGGGAGAGCTGGGAGGCTTCGCCGGGTCATCCATAATTGGACCAGATGAACCGACCAAATTCCTCCAACTCGCATCCGAGGCACAAACGAAAAAGTTTGCGGATATCCATCGACTGCTTGCCCACATTGCGATTAATGCCAGGATTTGTGAAAGGTTTGGAGTGGATAAAGCTTACTACTTCAGCGTAACGGGTGTCAATCCGAAGTTTCGCCGCAATGCCATAGCCACCAAGTTGCAGCTGAAACACTTCCAGTTGGCCCATCTTCATGGAATAAATGTGATTTGTGTCGATTGCACCAATCCGGCATCTGCTCTGGCTATAGGAGGCTACGGAATGGAATGTGTCTTCACCATGAAGTATGCGGATTTTAAGGATGACAATGGCAGGGTGCTATTTAATGGCACGGAAAACTGCACGGAGCTGAAGACTTATGCGATGAGAATTTAA